The bacterium region CGCGGCGCACGTGCGGGAGTATGCCGCCCGACTCGTTCTCGCGACGCATCCTGGTTCAGCGGGGGCGGTCGAGAGCGCCCGTCGTTTTGTGCGCTACGGCGCGAGCCCGCGGGGCGCGCAGGCGCTGATCCTGGCCGGCAAGGTCCGCGCGCTGAGCCAGGGACGGGTCAACGTCGCCGTGGAGGATCTCCAAGCCCTCGCCCTCCCGGCGCTGCGCCACCGGCTCATCCTGAACTTCGAGGGGGAGGCCGAGGGGACCGATCCAGACGACGTGCTCCGGGCGGCGATACGGGAGATCGAGCCCCAGGAGATTCCGGCGAGCGAGGCCTAGGGCGATGAACCGCGAGGGCGCGCGTCTGTTGGATCCGGCGTTCCTCCAGAAGCTCGACACGCTCAGCCTGTTGAGCCGGAAGCGGCTCCGGGGCGTCCAGCGCGGCGATCGCCGCAGCACCGCCCGCGGACGGGGAGTGGAGTTCGACGACTACCGGGCGTATCAGCTCGGCGACGACTACCGGTACATCGATTGGAATATCGTCTCCCGCCTCGACCGGCTGTTCGTCAAGATGTTCGCCGAAGAGGAAGATCTCGATGTCTCCCTCATGGTCGACACGAGCCGGTCGATGGACGCGGGGCACCCCGCGAAGCTCTTGGTCGCGAAGCAGCTCGCCGCGGCCATTGGCTACATCGGACTCGTGAACCTCGACCGGGTGGGGGTGACGGCGTTCGCTTCGTCGGTGACCGCCCGCCTCGACCGGCTTCGGGGTCGGGGCCGCGCCAGGAGCCTCCTGGAGTTTCTCGACGGACTCGCGTCGTCCGGCGATACCGATCTCGAGGCGGCCATGCGCCGGCACCTCGCGACGTCTCGCCGGCGTGGGCTGTTGATTGTCCTCTCAGACCTGTTCGACCCGCGAGGCTACGAACAGGCGCTTCTCCTGTCGAGACGCCACCGCTTCCAGACGTTCCTGATCCACATCCTGGCCGACGACGAACTGGTCCCGGGGATCACCGGGGACCTCCGGCTCGTGGACGTAGAGACGGGGCGGGCGGTTGAAGTGACGGTGGATGCGGAAGCGCTGGCCGCGTACGCGTCGGCCCGCGACGCGTTCTTCAACGAGATCGAACGGTTCTGCTACCGCCACCGGATCGACTACCTGCGCACGGCGACCTCGGTGCCCGTAGAGACACTGGTGTTGCGCTGGCTGCGCCAGGGAGGGCTCCTCCAGTGAGCCTGGGCGTGCCGGCAGCGCTGTGGGGTCTGCTCACGATTCCGGTGCTGATCTTGCTCTACTTGCTGCGCGTTCGCCGTCGGAATCACCCCGTCAGCAGCGTGCTCCTCTGGCAGCGATCCGCCCCCACGCTGGCCGCGTACCGGCCGTCCAAGCGGATTGAACGCAGCCTGCTCTTGTTGCTCCAGATTCTCGCCACTGCCGCCGTGGTGACGGCCCTGGCGCGGCCGTCGCTCGTCGTGCGGAGCCTCGATCGCGGCGATGTCATCGTGGTGATGGATCTCTCGCTCTCGATGCGCTCCCGCGACGTACCTCCGACCCGGTTCGACCGAGCACGCGCCGAAGCGCTCGATGTTGTGGCCCGCCTCCGGCCGGGTCAGCGATCCGGCGTCATCGTCGCCGGCCCCGCGCCTCAACTGCTCGTCCCGCTCACCGATGACCGCGCCCAGGTGATCGCTGCTATACGCGGGCTCGAGCCGTGGGATGCGGCCGGGGACGTCCGCGGAGCGGCATTGATGGCGGCGGAATATCCGATGGGATCGGGCGGCCGGGTGCTGGTCTGGACAGATGCAGCGCGCGGCGGATTGCCCGCGCTTTCACAGGCGACGTACCGCATTCTGGGGACCTCCGACGACAACGTCGGCATCACCGAATTTCGGATCGCGCGCGATCCCAGCGCGGCAGAAGCGCTCCTCCGCGTGGACAACTTCAGCACCCGCTCCCGCCAGGTACCGGTCGTCGTGTCGCATGATCGGAAGACGGTGTACCGCACGACCGTGGACCTGCCCGCGGAGGGGAGCCGGACGGTGGTCTTTCCTGTGTCTCTGGCCGGTGAGTATCAGGCGCATCTGGAGACGCACGATGCGTTGCCTGATGACGATACCGCCTCGGCCGTGCTCGATCCCGTCCCGCTTCCCTCGGTGCTCCTGGTGGGCGAGTCGGACCCGTACCTCGAGCGCGTGCTGAAGATCCTCCCGGTGTCTCGGGCCGCGGCGACCCAGAGCACGGACCCCGGGGTGTGGGCCTCCTACGGTGTCGTCATCATCGATCACATGAACCCCGGCCCGGTGCCTCCCGGCGACTACCTGCTGATCGCGTCGGTCCCATCGAACCTCCCGGTCACCGCGACAGGCGAGGTGCGCCGCCCCGAGATCGGTGTCTGGGACCGCACCGATCCCATTCTGCGGTTCGTCGATCTGGGCACGGTGAAGGTCTCGCGCGCCATGGCCCTGACCGCGGAAGGAGGGCGCGTGCTCGCGGGCGGGGACAGCCCGCTCTTGTGGGCGTACGAAGGCGGAGGTATCCGGGCGCTCCTGCTGGGGTTCGCCCTGCAGGACTCCGACCTGCCCCAGCGCGTCGCTTTTCCTGTGCTCATCGCCAACAGCCTGGCATGGTTGGGGGGGGAGACGCCGGTGATCCGGGCGGGGGAGCCGCTGCAGGTGCCCTCCGGCGGCGGCGCCTCCGCGGAGCTGGTCGGCCCGACCGGGCGCCACGAGACCGTGCTGGCGACGACCGGCATGTTCGCGCTGCCGCCGTTGACGCGGGCGGGAGTCTACGAGTTGCGGACGTCCGCCGGCAC contains the following coding sequences:
- a CDS encoding DUF58 domain-containing protein, translated to MNREGARLLDPAFLQKLDTLSLLSRKRLRGVQRGDRRSTARGRGVEFDDYRAYQLGDDYRYIDWNIVSRLDRLFVKMFAEEEDLDVSLMVDTSRSMDAGHPAKLLVAKQLAAAIGYIGLVNLDRVGVTAFASSVTARLDRLRGRGRARSLLEFLDGLASSGDTDLEAAMRRHLATSRRRGLLIVLSDLFDPRGYEQALLLSRRHRFQTFLIHILADDELVPGITGDLRLVDVETGRAVEVTVDAEALAAYASARDAFFNEIERFCYRHRIDYLRTATSVPVETLVLRWLRQGGLLQ
- a CDS encoding VWA domain-containing protein; the encoded protein is MSLGVPAALWGLLTIPVLILLYLLRVRRRNHPVSSVLLWQRSAPTLAAYRPSKRIERSLLLLLQILATAAVVTALARPSLVVRSLDRGDVIVVMDLSLSMRSRDVPPTRFDRARAEALDVVARLRPGQRSGVIVAGPAPQLLVPLTDDRAQVIAAIRGLEPWDAAGDVRGAALMAAEYPMGSGGRVLVWTDAARGGLPALSQATYRILGTSDDNVGITEFRIARDPSAAEALLRVDNFSTRSRQVPVVVSHDRKTVYRTTVDLPAEGSRTVVFPVSLAGEYQAHLETHDALPDDDTASAVLDPVPLPSVLLVGESDPYLERVLKILPVSRAAATQSTDPGVWASYGVVIIDHMNPGPVPPGDYLLIASVPSNLPVTATGEVRRPEIGVWDRTDPILRFVDLGTVKVSRAMALTAEGGRVLAGGDSPLLWAYEGGGIRALLLGFALQDSDLPQRVAFPVLIANSLAWLGGETPVIRAGEPLQVPSGGGASAELVGPTGRHETVLATTGMFALPPLTRAGVYELRTSAGTRSITVRPADPPAGRIRPGGAPAGSPAAGAEPGRLLLTQLPVWPWLVLGAIGVMTGEWALATRRRGGDA